GGTGGACTTCCGGCGCTTCTCGTCCGACGAGATGCTCGCGGCGTTCGCCGAGCAGAAGGCCGAGATCGCGGCGGCGGGCTCGCGGGCGCCGGTCACGACGAACTTCATGCTCCCGACCTGGAACCACCTCGAGCAGTGGTCGTGGGCGGACGCGCAGGACGTCGTCTCGATCGACCACTACCTCGACACGACGGGGCCGGACGCCGAAGCCCACGTCGCCTACGGCTCCGACCTCACCCGCTCGTGGGCCGGCGGTCCCTGGGTGCTGATGGAGCAGAACGCGCGCGGCATCCGGGTGGGCGACCGCACGTTCGCGAAGTCGCCCGGACGGATGATCCGCAACTCCCTCGCCTACATCGCGCGGGGCTCGCAGAGCTCGCTGTTCTTCCAGTGGCGGGCGGGCGCCGGCGGCGCGGAGCAGTGGCACGGGGCCCTCGTGCCGCACTCCGGCGGGGAGTCGGCCGCGTTCGCGGCGGTCGAGGAGCTCGGCGGGATGCTCGAGGCGCTCTCCGAGGTCGTCGAGCCGCCCGCGGACGGCCGCGTGCTCGACGCCGACGTCGGCATCGTGTGGCACGCGGACGGATGGTGGGCGCTCGAGACGCCTCATCTGCCGAACGACGCGATCGCGTACCCCGACGAGGTGCGGGCCACCCACCGCTCGTTCTGGCGAGCGGGCATCGCGACGGACTTCGTGCGCCCGGGCGCCGACGCGTCGAGGTACCGCCTGCTCGTGGTGCCCGCGCTCGCCTCCCTGCCGGAGGAGACCGCCGAATGGCTGCGCCGCTACGTCGAGGAGGGCGGGCGGCTCGTCGTGACGTTCCTGACGGGCGTCGCCGACGAACACCAGCGCATCGGCGACGGTCCCTATCCCGCCATGCTCCGCGATCTCCTCGGCGCGGGCTCCGAGGAGATCCTCCCTCTCGCCCCGGGCGAGAAGGTCGCCCTCGACGACGGCTCGTGGGTCGAGGAGTGGACGGAGCGCGTCGTCCTCGACGAGGCGACGGCGCTCGCCTCCTACGCCGATGGGCCGCTCGCCGGGATGCCGGCGATCACCGTCGCACGGCGGGGAGCGGGAACGGTCGTCTACGCGTCGGCGAGGCTCGTCCAGGAGTCGCGCGATCGGCTGCTCGCCGGGCAGGCGGAGGCGGCCGGCGTCTCGCAGACGGCGCGCGGGGCGCGGGAACGGGGCGTCGAGGCCGTCCGTCGCCGCGGCGCCCGGCATGACTTCGTGTTCCTGCTGCATCACGGCGACGTCGACGTGCGCGTCGTGGCGTCCGGCGCCGACCTTCTCAGCGGCGTCGACGCCGCGCGCGGGCTCTCGCTCGCGGCGGGCGAGGCGGCGGTCGTGCGCGTCGAGCGGGACGCGCCGGTCGAGGTGTCTTCGGCATGAGTGCTCCCGTCCGCCGCCCGACCCGCCTCGAGGTCCCGTCCATCACAGCACGCCCATGCGCGCGCGAGTCAGGAGCAGTCAAGCGATGAAGTTCACCGACGGGTTCTGGCAGCTGCGTCCGGGCGTCGAGGCGCTCTACGGCCGCGAGGCGTACGACGTCTGGGCGGAGGGGCGCGAGCTGAAGGCGATCGTGCCGACGAAGGCCGTCGAGCGCCGTGGCGACACCCTCAACCGCCCGACCCTCACGGTCACGCTGCATTCGCCGCTGCCCGGGATCGTCGGCGTGCGCGTCGAGCACCACCAGGGGGGACGTCGAGAGGTGTCGTTCGACCTCGTCGGCGCGGAGGGCGGACACGGCGACGTCGTGATCGACGACGAACGGGCCACGCTCACGAGCGGCCGGCTGCGGGCGACGATCACGCGGGGCGCGCCGTGGAGCCTCGTCTTCACCGACCTCGAGACCGGCCGGGTGCTGACGTCCAGCGGGGAGAAGTCGCTCGGCTACCTCCGCGTCGCCGGCGACGCGCGGATCGAGCCGGGCCCCGTCGGAAGCGGGGCGCGCGGCGGGGCGTACGTCCACGAGCAGCTCTCGCTCGGCGTGGGGGAGCTGATCTACGGCCTCGGCGAGCGCTTCGGGCCCCTCGTCAAGAACGGCCAGAGCATCGACGTCTGGAACGCCGACGGCGGCACGTCGAGCGAGCAGGCCTACAAGAACGTCCCCTTCTACCTCTCCGACCGCGGCTACGGCGTGCTCGTCGACCACCCGGGGCTCGTCTCGTACGAGGTGGCGTCGGAGAACGTCGAACGCGTGCAGTTCTCCGTCGCGGGGGAGTCGCTGGAGTACCACGTCGTCGCGGGCGGGAGCCCGGCGGGGG
This window of the Microbacterium sp. AB genome carries:
- a CDS encoding beta-galactosidase; translation: MNASIRDTTGAPVATTPYAPEGLLFGGDYNPEQWPRETWREDIALMRRAKVNTVTLGVFSWALLEPREGEYDTGWLDEIVGLLDEAGIGFFLATPTASPPPWFTLAHPDAMPVRADGVVLSHGSRDTYAISAPAYRAAARRIARLLGERYGRHPRLRGWHVHNEYGTIDHGPHAATAFRRWLRARYGTIDALNAAWCTAFWSQRYGSWEEILPSRATQYLHNPALAVDFRRFSSDEMLAAFAEQKAEIAAAGSRAPVTTNFMLPTWNHLEQWSWADAQDVVSIDHYLDTTGPDAEAHVAYGSDLTRSWAGGPWVLMEQNARGIRVGDRTFAKSPGRMIRNSLAYIARGSQSSLFFQWRAGAGGAEQWHGALVPHSGGESAAFAAVEELGGMLEALSEVVEPPADGRVLDADVGIVWHADGWWALETPHLPNDAIAYPDEVRATHRSFWRAGIATDFVRPGADASRYRLLVVPALASLPEETAEWLRRYVEEGGRLVVTFLTGVADEHQRIGDGPYPAMLRDLLGAGSEEILPLAPGEKVALDDGSWVEEWTERVVLDEATALASYADGPLAGMPAITVARRGAGTVVYASARLVQESRDRLLAGQAEAAGVSQTARGARERGVEAVRRRGARHDFVFLLHHGDVDVRVVASGADLLSGVDAARGLSLAAGEAAVVRVERDAPVEVSSA